The following proteins come from a genomic window of Lolium rigidum isolate FL_2022 chromosome 5, APGP_CSIRO_Lrig_0.1, whole genome shotgun sequence:
- the LOC124656938 gene encoding uncharacterized protein LOC124656938 produces MPTPMPLPVPRSGAATPNYPQSPLRITHDGEFYARLLTKESSLANPSFRYYGAGPGAVPFGWESQPGTPKDCASCSITLSSSADVPAITPPPSYHLRAAAAPHGHGRKGRRGPAGDKSCAVPGGRSKYCCGYRKLRWIKIGFLAALFRRIALGRSRVSSAAETSSAASVQSSSTRWLFSGGSSSSCLEETGAQHYYHYYDPALATKGMLDVGLGGVRPSPWTVQFCGGGARREAAGWQ; encoded by the coding sequence ATGCCGacgccgatgccgctgccggtcCCTCGCAGCGGCGCGGCCACCCCCAACTACCCGCAGAGCCCGCTCCGCATCACGCACGACGGCGAGTTCTACGCGCGCCTGCTCACCAAGGAGAGCTCCCTCGCCAACCCCTCCTTCCGCTACTACGGCGCCGGCCCCGGCGCCGTGCCCTTCGGCTGGGAGTCCCAGCCCGGCACGCCCAAGGACTGCGCCTCCTGCAGCATCacgctctcctcctccgccgacgTCCCGGCCATCACCCCGCCGCCGTCCTACCACCTTCGTGCCGCCGCGGCGCCGCACGGCCACGGGAGGAAGGGCCGCAGGGGTCCCGCTGGAGACAAGAGCTGCGCCGTCCCCGGCGGCAGGAGCAAGTACTGCTGCGGCTACAGGAAGCTCAGGTGGATCAAGATCGGCTTCCTCGCCGCCCTGTTCCGCCGGATCGCGCTCGGCAGGTCCCGGGTCTCGTCGGCGGCCGAGACCTCGTCCGCGGCGTCGGTGCAGTCCTCATCCACCCGCTGGCTCTTCTCCGGCGGCTCGAGCAGCAGCTGCCTGGAGGAAACCGGCGCCCAGCACTACTACCACTACTACGACCCGGCGCTGGCGACGAAGGGAATGCTCGACGTCGGACTCGGAGGGGTCCGGCCGAGCCCG